Sequence from the Bremerella volcania genome:
AATCGGTAGAACAAGCCGGCCTGTGAAACCTGGGTAAAACCGGGAGAAATTACCGCAATTTACCTCCAAACTGGACAATGTTGTCCAGTTTTGGGTCTGCCCCCTACCAGGAAAATGGCAACGCCGTCAGAAAGCGAGAAATTCCGTCAGCTTTTGCCTTAGTCGTCGAAGTCACCAAACGTCGGAGGGCGGCTCTCTTTTTCGTAGAACTTCGAGAGGTCGATTCCTCCTCGATTCTCTTCCTCCAGCAGCTTGATCCGGGCCTCCAGACGTTCCATCCGCCGCATCATCTGCGGCAGCAGGAACAGCTCTTCGTCGATCTTCTTTTTCGACGGCACTTTCGGGTAACCAAGCTGCCGCTGCAGCGCAGAAAACAGCAGGAGTGGATCTCGCTTGCGATTGGCCAACGCAATGCGACCTTCCCGCTCGCCAAATAGCGGTGGGAAGTCCGCGCCCGGTAGCTTACCTCCACGGCGAATCTGCTGCGTGATGTAATGCTCGCTACGGACGTAGATCATGTCGGCGATGTCGATCAAGCCGATCCGCCGTCGATTGACCTCCAGGAACCGTCTCCAGTGGTCGTCGTACATCGGATCCGAGGCCATCGCAGTGAAGCCGGCATCGTATTTCAGGCGATGACGACAGATCGTTTCAAACTGATAGAGAAACAAGCTTTGCGGGGTCGCATGTTCGGCCCTCAGTTTGACCTCGTACTTCAAGATTTCGAGGCCTGTCTGAAAGTCGAAACGCCCCCGGTCGTCTTCCGAAGACTCGATGATAAACGCTTGAAAGCCCGTGAAGTAGTGCGACAGACGTTTCATGGCGGGATGAAACTGACCGCTGTGACGCAGTTCAGCCGCCATGAAGTCGATCGCCATCGGCAGCTTGGTCGTCACGAGAATCTCGTCGCGTACCGACTTCAAGATCTCTTGCATCGGGCGGTTATCGGCCAGCCCTGCCTGAAGGCCTTCAAAGAAGTGCCGCTGCTCGACGTATTCCTCGGCTTCCAACTCGTTGGCTGACTGCGCGTCGTCACTCATGCTTCTGCGGACAACTTTCTCGGCTCGGGATGACCCGCCTCCCTGACGGAAACGGCAAACTTATGACTTCCCGAGTTTGAGATGTCCGTCCAGGAATTTCAATGCCTCTTGCTTGGCTTGAGGATCGATGAACGTGCTCAGGTGCCCGCGTCCTTCCGCTTTGTAGAAGGTGGTGGGAATGCCAAGCGAGGAAAGCTTGTCGTGCATGACCTCGGCATTCCGCATGGGAACGACACTATCGTTGGTGCCATGAAAAAAGAAAATCGGAGGACACTTGGCCGTCACATGGCTCAGCGGCGAGGCCTCTTCATACGTGCCAGGCACATCGGCGCGCGAGCCACCGAGGAAGAACTTCAGCCTCTCGCTGCGGGGTGGTTCTCGGGTGAAATCGCACGGCGCGCCACCAGCAACGACCGCTTTAAGCTGCGGAGCACCAGGTCCCTTTTCCGCTTCGACGGCCGCCACGAGACAGGCCAAATGGCCACCGGCCGAGTAGCCCCAGCCGCCCACTCGATCGGTGTCGATATGGAACTCGTTGGCGTTATCGACAAGCCAATTCAGAGCGGCCTGACAGTCTTCCAGTTGAGCAGGAAATATATGATTCGGTGCGAAACGGTATGTAATTGCCGCAACCGCATAGCCGTTGTTGGCAAGGTACATCGCGTGCGTCGTCATGTGGCTGCGCGAACCTCCGGCCCACGCTCCACCATGAATCATGAGAATCGCCGGGAAGGGGCCTTCGCCTGGGGGCAGGTACAGATCTGCCTTAAGGGTCTTGTCTTCCCGCTGAGCGAAGATCAGGTCAGGCACCTTCCGAATGGAGGGTGTTTCCGCCACCGCGGGGCCGGCTAAAACCGCGAAAGCAAAAAACGCAACGATTATGGTTTTCCAAGCAGTCACTACGGACTCCGTCAAGGTGAACTATGCCGCAAAGGTGCGGGTTCTATAATGAGTTATTCCGCCGACGTTGCCCAATATTAACCCCGAGGATCGTGCAGGGCATCCCTTTTTCCATCGGCGATGCCCCGTGTCATTCAGGAGAGTGCTTCCCGTGAGCCACCGATTTTCCACCGTGCAAGCGGCTGTCGATGCGATCAAAGCTGGCAAAGTCATCATTGTTGTCGATGCGGAAGATCGGGAAAACGAAGGGGATTTCGTCGCCGCGGCAGAAAAAACGACCCCCGAAGTGGTGAATTTCATGATCACGCAGGGACGCGGTCTCTTGTGCACGGCCTGCCTGCCGGACGTCTGCGAACGGCTGGAATTGACGCCGCTGGTCGAGAACAACAACGCCCCACTTCGTACGGCCTTCACTACCCCGATCGACCACAAGAACGCCAAGACAGGCATCACGGCAAAAGAGCGATCCGAAACGATCATGGCCATGGTCGACGAGCAATCGATCGCCGATGACTTCGTGCGGCCAGGACACGTCTACCCGCTGTTGGCCAAGGAAGGGGGCGTGCTGCGCCGCGCCGGGCATACCGAAGCATCGGTCGATCTGGCCCGCATGGCTGGCCTCACGCCGGCGGGTTCGCTGTGCGAAATCCTCAACGAAGAAGGGGATCGGGCTTCGCGCGATGAACTGATCGCGATCGCTGAAAAGTTCGACCTCGAGATCATCTCGATCGAACAGCTCATCTCGCATCGACGCGTGAACGAGAAACTGGTGGAACGCGGAGCGGAAGCCAAGTTGCCAACCACCTTCGGTGAGTTCGACATCATCGTTTACGACGTGAAGTACGAAACGCAGGAACCGGTGGCGATCGCCATGGGTGATCTCTCCTCGGTCGAAGCCCCGCTGGTTCGCCTGCACAGCAGCTGCTTCACCGGCGACCTGATCAACTCGCTGCGCTGCGACTGCGGCGATCAGCTGAAGATGGCCCTGCAGAAGATCAGCGAAGAAGGGGTAGGTGCTTTGATCTACCTGCCACAGGAGGGTCGCGGCATCGGCCTTAAAGCGAAGATCCGAGCCTATGCCCTGCAAGACCAAGGGCTCGATACGGTCGAAGCGAATCACGCATTGGGCTTCAAGAGCGACATGCGCGACTACGGGGTCGGTATTCAGATCTTGAAAGACCTGGGCCTTTCCAAGATTCGCCTGCTGACCAACAACCCGAAGAAGACCGACGCGTTCATCTACGGCGGCTTCGATCTCGAAGTAGTCGACCAGGTCCCGATTCACCCCGAACCGAACCCGCACAACCAGAAGTATCTGGATACGAAACGCGACAAGATGGGGCACCGGCTGCCGTAACGTTAGTTACGCACCATGCACATACTGTCTATCAGTTCCCCATCGCGCACGATGGCGAGACCTGCGTTGCCGCGGTTGTTGGCCCAGTCGTCGCTGGGGGACGAGTAATTCCATAGTTCATCCCCCGGCTGCATTTGCTGAAACAGAGGGGCTGCCTGGTTGAGGTAATGATTGGCCACCGCCGCGACTTGCGGATCTTCGTTGTTACAGGTAGCCATGATCTCTTGCAGCGTCGTGGGCGCGGTGAGCCACTCTTTAGGGACTAATTGAGAGTCCATCGAGACCCCTCCTAGATGTAGAACATTTCGTCGGGTTGTTCGGCGACGCGTGCCGCCAGGTTCGCTAGTGTAACCTCTTCGAGGATCTTGGTGCGTGCCTGGCAGATTTGCCCCCACACGCCGCACAGCGCTTCAGTGGCGGGCGTTGGCTTTTGCAGGTTCGATTCGGTCTGGTCGCCGCTGCCTTCGATGACCTGAAAAATATCGGCCAGGCTGATGCGATCCGGGGCGTACGCTAACCGATAGCCGCCGGCAGCACCGCGCGAGGTCAGCACCAGGCCGGCCGCTTTGAGCTGGGCCATGATCTGCACGAGAAACGGCTGGGGAATGCCCTGGGCCTCGACGATCTCGCGCAGGCGAGCCGGTTGACCCGATTCATACCGGGCTGCCAACTGGATCATCGCGATGCACGCGTATTCGGTTTTCGCCGAGACTGTCATGGCTGCCTACGCGTTGGGGCTATCGTCTTCCATCGTGTGCAAACCGCACTCGGTCTTGGCGGTGCCGCTCCAACGACCGGCACGTTCATCTTCGCCCGCCAGCACGGCTCGCGTGCACGGCCAGCAGCCGACGCTGGTGTAGCCTTGGTCGTGCAGCACGTTGTACGGAATGCCATGTTCGGTGATCATTCGCCAAACCCAGCTCTTGGTCTGGTTGGCCAGCGGGTTGATCTTCACCAGGCCGAACTTCTTATCCCAGCCGACGATGCTGGCCTTGGCTCGGTCTTCGCTCTGATCGCGGCGAATCGCACTGATCCAGGCATGCTTGCCTTCGGCACCCCGCTTGAGGACTTTGATCTTGCGATCAAAGCAGCACTGCGTGGGATTCGTTTTATAGAGCGGGCCACCGTGGATTTGTTCGTACTCTTCGACCGTATGCTCCGGTTTCAGCAGTTCGACGTCGATGCCGAACTTCTCGCGAATCTGATCGCGAACGTCGAGCGTTTCCTGAAACTGGTAGCCTGTATCGAGGTTGAAAACCGGGGTCTGAGGGGCAATCTGGGAAAGGAGGTAAAGAATTACGCACCCTTCCGGCCCAAAGGCGGTTCCCATGGTGAGCTTCATGCCGAAACGCTCAGCCCCCCAGCGGATGATCTCTTCCGGCGTGGCCGACTCGAGCCGCGCGGAGGCCTCGGCCAACTCGGCCATAAGCTCTGGCGTAGGCTGTAGCATTTCGGAAGTTGTTTGCTGCTGGGGAGTTACTTCACCGGCCGACATGGCATTCACTTCAATCGGGACCACCGAGGTAAGGCTAGTTACGGACATAGGTTATGCTTCCTATGGGATCATTGTTAACTATTATGACCAACTTAGTCAACAATGGGTTCGATGCTGAAAGATTTCATCGGTTACGGCCCGTAGCGAACTTCAGGTCGATTTATGACGGTTATGAGGATGGTGGGGGAGTTTGAAGTTTTCAGTGTTCCGTTTTCAATGGGACTGGCGCACGCCATCCTCTTACTGAAAACGAAGCTGGTCGCGAAAAGCCAACCACTTAGAACGACTCACTCTCGGCCAGCTTCTCAATCATCCCGATCAGTTGCAGAGCCGTTTGCGATTCTTCGTCGGTCACGTAATCGGCACCCACCAGGTGCAGACGTTCTCGATTCCGCTGATAGCGGCAGCGGGCCAGGATGGTGCAGTGGCGATTCATGGAGCGGATCGACTTGACGATCTGAACGGATGCTTCGTCATCCGGCACGGCGACCAACGCCAGGTTGGCGTGGGCGATCTCGGCTTCTTCCAGCGTCTTGCGTTTGGTTGCATCGCCGGTGACCGCTCGGAAACCGGCTTGAATCAGGGGGTAGGTATTCACTGAGTTCAGGTCAATGAAACGGACATCGGCGCCGGAGGTTTCGATCCGCGAAGCGACCTGCCGGGCAACCGGTCCCACGCCGATGATGACCGCTTCGCGAATTTGCTCGCGAGCCTCGATCGGCTTCTCTTCCTTCTTGGTGTGCAGGGCCGTTTCGTCTCGAAGTTTTCGAACGCCCCATTTGATCAAGCCTGGGGTCAGGATCATCGTGCCGATCGCCAGCACCAGCATCTGGTTGTAATGCGTTTCGTCGATCAGTTGGGATTCCATCCCTTCGGACAGCAGCAGAAAGCTCAATTCGCCAACCTGCGACAATCCCAGTCCCATTAACAATGCCACCCTCCAGTTCATCCCGGAAAGTTTCAGTGCCAAGG
This genomic interval carries:
- a CDS encoding alpha/beta hydrolase → MTAWKTIIVAFFAFAVLAGPAVAETPSIRKVPDLIFAQREDKTLKADLYLPPGEGPFPAILMIHGGAWAGGSRSHMTTHAMYLANNGYAVAAITYRFAPNHIFPAQLEDCQAALNWLVDNANEFHIDTDRVGGWGYSAGGHLACLVAAVEAEKGPGAPQLKAVVAGGAPCDFTREPPRSERLKFFLGGSRADVPGTYEEASPLSHVTAKCPPIFFFHGTNDSVVPMRNAEVMHDKLSSLGIPTTFYKAEGRGHLSTFIDPQAKQEALKFLDGHLKLGKS
- the ribA gene encoding GTP cyclohydrolase II, encoding MSHRFSTVQAAVDAIKAGKVIIVVDAEDRENEGDFVAAAEKTTPEVVNFMITQGRGLLCTACLPDVCERLELTPLVENNNAPLRTAFTTPIDHKNAKTGITAKERSETIMAMVDEQSIADDFVRPGHVYPLLAKEGGVLRRAGHTEASVDLARMAGLTPAGSLCEILNEEGDRASRDELIAIAEKFDLEIISIEQLISHRRVNEKLVERGAEAKLPTTFGEFDIIVYDVKYETQEPVAIAMGDLSSVEAPLVRLHSSCFTGDLINSLRCDCGDQLKMALQKISEEGVGALIYLPQEGRGIGLKAKIRAYALQDQGLDTVEANHALGFKSDMRDYGVGIQILKDLGLSKIRLLTNNPKKTDAFIYGGFDLEVVDQVPIHPEPNPHNQKYLDTKRDKMGHRLP
- a CDS encoding RrF2 family transcriptional regulator, translating into MTVSAKTEYACIAMIQLAARYESGQPARLREIVEAQGIPQPFLVQIMAQLKAAGLVLTSRGAAGGYRLAYAPDRISLADIFQVIEGSGDQTESNLQKPTPATEALCGVWGQICQARTKILEEVTLANLAARVAEQPDEMFYI
- a CDS encoding phosphoadenylyl-sulfate reductase, with protein sequence MSVTSLTSVVPIEVNAMSAGEVTPQQQTTSEMLQPTPELMAELAEASARLESATPEEIIRWGAERFGMKLTMGTAFGPEGCVILYLLSQIAPQTPVFNLDTGYQFQETLDVRDQIREKFGIDVELLKPEHTVEEYEQIHGGPLYKTNPTQCCFDRKIKVLKRGAEGKHAWISAIRRDQSEDRAKASIVGWDKKFGLVKINPLANQTKSWVWRMITEHGIPYNVLHDQGYTSVGCWPCTRAVLAGEDERAGRWSGTAKTECGLHTMEDDSPNA